One segment of Desulfocurvus vexinensis DSM 17965 DNA contains the following:
- a CDS encoding radical SAM protein: MPAERFHCLTLGCRINQYETQALREAWAALGLTETGDPGRAGVILVNSCAVTAKAVAGLRAALRRLARQSPGARLVLTGCAAQAHGAELARAFPGLAVVPQARKAELLAGPPGPPGAPALTAPSPGTSLPATTRAAATAPGAFGTPVPAPAPPGARPPDPAGAAPAAAPAAPAPGDAAPGLLAAPAAPRAFPPFAVRGSARARAAVMVQDGCSQGCAYCIVPLTRGGPVSREPGAVIAEVDALFAAGWREAVLSGVNLRQYGLGQGRDFWDLLAAVDAALAPRWAGRARLRLSSLDPAQLGPRALDVLGAARLVCPHLHLSLQSLAPAVLRRMGRGHYGPEGVADAVAGLGSIWPVFGLGADILTGFPGETEDEFRQTLAGCAKLPLSYAHVFPYSPRPGTAAARLPRQLPGPEKTARATALRAVACAASEAFARRAAALPGVDVVLEYGDPRRGVSEHFTPCRLTGPAPGAAPRDLVRARPVAARGAELDVDQA; the protein is encoded by the coding sequence ATGCCCGCCGAGCGCTTCCACTGCCTGACCCTGGGCTGCCGCATCAACCAGTACGAAACCCAGGCCCTGCGCGAAGCCTGGGCCGCCCTGGGGCTCACCGAAACCGGCGACCCGGGCCGGGCCGGAGTCATCCTGGTCAACTCCTGCGCGGTGACGGCCAAGGCCGTGGCCGGGCTGCGCGCGGCCCTGCGCAGGCTCGCGCGCCAGAGCCCCGGGGCCCGGCTGGTGCTCACGGGCTGCGCGGCCCAGGCCCACGGCGCCGAGCTGGCCCGGGCCTTCCCGGGGCTGGCCGTGGTGCCCCAGGCGCGCAAGGCCGAACTGCTGGCTGGCCCGCCCGGACCCCCGGGAGCGCCCGCCCTGACTGCCCCAAGCCCTGGCACCTCCCTCCCCGCGACCACCCGAGCCGCCGCAACCGCCCCCGGCGCATTCGGCACCCCCGTCCCCGCCCCGGCTCCGCCCGGCGCCCGCCCGCCGGACCCCGCCGGGGCAGCTCCCGCCGCTGCCCCTGCCGCCCCGGCGCCGGGTGACGCCGCTCCCGGCCTTCTTGCCGCCCCCGCCGCCCCCCGGGCCTTCCCGCCCTTCGCCGTGCGCGGCTCGGCCCGGGCCCGGGCCGCAGTGATGGTCCAGGACGGCTGCTCCCAGGGCTGTGCCTACTGCATCGTGCCGCTGACGCGCGGCGGGCCGGTGAGCCGCGAGCCCGGGGCGGTGATCGCCGAGGTGGACGCCCTGTTCGCGGCGGGCTGGCGCGAGGCCGTGCTCTCGGGGGTCAACCTGCGCCAGTACGGCCTGGGCCAGGGCCGCGACTTCTGGGACCTGCTGGCGGCGGTGGACGCCGCCCTGGCCCCGCGCTGGGCCGGGCGCGCGCGGCTGCGCCTGAGTTCGCTGGACCCCGCCCAGCTCGGCCCCAGGGCCCTGGACGTGCTGGGCGCCGCGCGGCTGGTCTGCCCGCATCTGCACCTGTCGCTGCAAAGCCTGGCCCCGGCGGTGCTGCGGCGCATGGGCCGGGGCCACTACGGCCCCGAGGGCGTGGCCGACGCCGTGGCGGGCCTGGGGTCCATCTGGCCCGTTTTCGGCCTGGGAGCGGACATCCTGACCGGATTTCCCGGCGAAACCGAAGACGAGTTCCGCCAGACGCTGGCGGGCTGCGCGAAACTCCCCCTTTCCTACGCGCACGTTTTCCCGTATTCTCCCAGGCCAGGCACGGCGGCGGCCCGCCTGCCCAGGCAGCTGCCCGGCCCGGAGAAGACCGCACGGGCAACGGCCCTGCGCGCCGTGGCCTGCGCCGCCAGCGAAGCCTTCGCCCGCCGTGCGGCGGCCCTGCCCGGGGTGGACGTGGTCCTGGAATACGGCGACCCGCGACGCGGCGTGAGCGAGCATTTCACGCCCTGCCGCCTGACCGGCCCGGCCCCCGGGGCCGCCCCGCGCGACCTGGTCCGCGCCCGGCCCGTGGCCGCACGCGGCGCGGAGCTGGACGTGGACCAGGCCTGA